From Thermogemmata fonticola, one genomic window encodes:
- a CDS encoding TIGR03067 domain-containing protein codes for MLRLVAIYGVFLGVSGGWWTWAAGEPNPGGDLAALQGQWKPLHCEYEGRAQMTPEVMKQITAVFDQNDYYLYFLDKGQDGKPRPIVLATVQITLDPTTQPKGIIFEFKDGPLKGQKRHGIYELAGNQLKLCYGPADKPRPKEFQAPTGSGYFLETWARQVR; via the coding sequence ATGTTACGCTTGGTTGCAATATATGGTGTGTTTCTTGGCGTTAGCGGGGGATGGTGGACGTGGGCGGCGGGAGAACCGAATCCTGGGGGCGATCTGGCAGCTTTACAAGGTCAGTGGAAACCCTTGCATTGTGAATATGAGGGCCGAGCGCAGATGACGCCGGAGGTTATGAAACAGATCACTGCCGTTTTTGATCAGAACGATTACTACCTTTACTTCCTCGACAAGGGTCAAGATGGGAAACCGCGTCCGATCGTGCTGGCCACTGTTCAGATTACTCTGGACCCCACGACTCAGCCCAAGGGGATCATCTTTGAATTCAAGGACGGACCACTCAAGGGCCAAAAGCGGCACGGCATTTACGAGTTAGCCGGCAATCAGTTAAAGTTATGTTATGGGCCGGCGGACAAACCTCGGCCGAAGGAGTTCCAGGCGCCGACAGGCAGCGGGTATTTTCTGGAAACGTGGGCACGCCAGGTTCGCTAG
- a CDS encoding FoF1 ATP synthase subunit delta/epsilon produces the protein MADTVPEPTVQSAVEHTLMPSEATEMEDARHDRVRVTVVTPERAVLDTSAEMVVLPLYDGEWAVLSGHAPFVARLGAGELRLKSGGAISQRWYVEFGFVQVRQDVVTLLTERAVPASEVTPALAEQARVEAASLPVGTPSERASKARARERAAGLAKVAARNTG, from the coding sequence ATGGCTGACACCGTACCCGAACCGACCGTACAATCTGCCGTGGAGCACACTCTCATGCCGAGCGAAGCCACGGAAATGGAGGACGCCCGCCATGACCGCGTCCGCGTCACTGTGGTGACACCGGAACGTGCAGTGCTCGACACCAGTGCGGAAATGGTTGTCCTGCCGCTTTACGATGGGGAATGGGCGGTGCTCTCCGGACATGCGCCGTTCGTGGCTCGACTTGGTGCGGGAGAATTGCGCCTCAAAAGCGGCGGTGCCATCTCGCAGCGCTGGTACGTCGAATTCGGTTTCGTGCAGGTACGTCAGGATGTTGTCACCCTGCTGACCGAGCGGGCCGTTCCGGCGTCGGAGGTGACGCCAGCTCTGGCGGAACAAGCGCGTGTGGAAGCAGCTTCCCTGCCGGTCGGTACGCCTTCTGAACGGGCCAGCAAAGCTCGAGCGCGGGAACGTGCCGCCGGACTAGCCAAAGTCGCCGCCCGCAATACCGGCTGA
- a CDS encoding energy-coupling factor ABC transporter permease, with protein sequence MTGKPLWAVHLADGAIAEAWLVAGWLGCALLLLRPLRQLHDEDIPRLGLLTAAFFVSSSIHIKLAILPTSVHLLLNGLVGVLLGPRAPIAIAVGLLLQYLLLAHGGLTTLGLNTCIIAIPALGMALLERRLRAYLPPFWRGVLVGGGAVAGTVLLNFVVLLLGGKEEWGVLARLVLLAHLPVLVLEAGMLGVILAYLERVKPEMLQPPPPPSSATTSSWTNLHPSPGTASRQV encoded by the coding sequence GTGACAGGCAAGCCTCTGTGGGCGGTCCATCTAGCGGATGGAGCGATCGCGGAAGCCTGGCTTGTCGCCGGTTGGCTCGGTTGCGCCCTCCTCCTGCTGCGACCACTCCGACAGTTGCACGATGAAGATATTCCCCGCTTGGGATTGCTGACCGCGGCCTTTTTCGTCAGCTCCAGCATACACATCAAGTTAGCCATTCTGCCAACCAGCGTTCATTTGCTCCTCAACGGTCTGGTCGGTGTTCTATTGGGGCCGCGCGCTCCCATCGCCATAGCCGTCGGTTTGCTTCTGCAATATCTGCTGCTCGCTCACGGCGGCCTAACTACCTTGGGGCTGAACACCTGCATCATCGCCATACCGGCTCTGGGAATGGCGCTCCTGGAGCGGCGGTTGCGGGCCTATCTGCCGCCGTTCTGGCGCGGCGTCCTTGTGGGGGGAGGAGCCGTAGCAGGCACAGTGCTACTCAATTTTGTGGTTCTGCTGCTGGGAGGCAAAGAAGAGTGGGGGGTGCTCGCGCGGCTGGTCCTGCTCGCCCACCTGCCCGTGTTGGTGTTAGAGGCCGGGATGTTAGGAGTGATCCTAGCTTACCTGGAACGGGTCAAACCGGAGATGCTCCAGCCACCCCCGCCGCCTTCCTCGGCAACGACATCATCTTGGACCAATTTGCACCCATCTCCAGGAACGGCATCGCGACAGGTCTGA
- a CDS encoding MraY family glycosyltransferase — protein MTTVYMGHFLCGLIGGWLLTRLAIPWARQWGWLDYPDRNRKLHHLAVPLGGGVAVFLATVLTLCLGAAASKLCDTPWEYSLRETWGLFLAAGLILVLGLLDDRYNLRARYKLLGQVAAVLVLMFLGDYSITSVSVFGWVIELGLLSAPLTVLWLLACINALNLIDGMDGLLGTVSSIALASFGLLAVLSGHGTAAVIAFSLMGAVLGFLWWNLPPARIYMGDAGSMLIGLAVGALALQTSLKGPATVALGAPLAILVLPVFDTTAAILRRQLTGRGLAVADRGHIHHVLLQRGFSPWRILMLVAAIGALAAAGALVSMALQNDLYAFICAVGVVVTLVAGKWFGYAEWKLLRQRLATTAHILLSPPERLHEQELAVHLHGTVDWNLLWKDLLATARRLPLEALHFDVTIPSLHEDYHARWSRGEAVALSALSRITVPLWIGDMPVGQLHFLLRRSPQPLREVLQTLSEIVETLERETFALLPISDPPRPVAISSDSTTALTLAPCRPAVTADSFHLSPSPSAG, from the coding sequence ATGACGACCGTCTATATGGGCCACTTCCTCTGTGGCTTGATCGGTGGTTGGCTGTTGACACGTCTGGCAATTCCCTGGGCGCGGCAGTGGGGATGGCTGGATTACCCCGATCGTAACCGGAAGCTGCACCACTTGGCAGTGCCGTTGGGCGGCGGTGTGGCGGTGTTTCTGGCCACGGTGCTCACTCTGTGTCTGGGCGCTGCTGCTTCCAAGCTCTGCGATACGCCTTGGGAATACTCTCTCCGCGAGACGTGGGGACTGTTTCTGGCCGCGGGGTTGATTTTGGTGTTAGGTCTCCTGGATGACCGGTACAATCTCCGCGCCCGCTATAAACTTCTCGGTCAAGTTGCAGCCGTACTAGTACTGATGTTCCTGGGGGATTATTCGATCACCTCTGTGAGCGTGTTCGGTTGGGTGATCGAGTTGGGGCTTTTGTCCGCACCGCTCACGGTGCTTTGGCTGCTGGCTTGCATCAATGCCCTGAACTTGATCGACGGCATGGATGGCTTGCTTGGCACGGTGAGCAGTATTGCCTTGGCCTCGTTCGGCTTGCTCGCGGTCTTGTCGGGCCATGGGACGGCCGCCGTTATAGCTTTTAGCTTGATGGGAGCCGTCCTGGGATTTCTGTGGTGGAATCTGCCCCCGGCGCGGATTTACATGGGGGATGCCGGCAGCATGCTCATCGGTCTGGCCGTCGGCGCCTTGGCTTTGCAAACCTCGCTTAAAGGTCCCGCCACTGTCGCATTGGGCGCACCGCTGGCCATTTTGGTGCTGCCCGTTTTCGACACCACTGCCGCTATCCTCCGCCGCCAACTGACAGGCCGCGGCTTGGCCGTAGCCGACCGCGGGCACATCCACCATGTCTTGCTCCAGCGCGGCTTCTCTCCTTGGCGAATCCTGATGCTCGTAGCGGCGATTGGCGCATTGGCCGCGGCGGGGGCATTAGTCAGCATGGCTTTGCAGAACGACCTCTACGCCTTTATCTGTGCCGTTGGCGTCGTCGTCACTTTGGTGGCCGGTAAATGGTTCGGATATGCCGAATGGAAACTCCTCCGACAACGATTAGCGACCACCGCCCATATTTTGCTATCCCCTCCTGAGCGCCTCCATGAACAGGAATTGGCTGTCCATCTTCACGGGACCGTCGATTGGAACTTGCTCTGGAAGGACTTGCTAGCTACAGCCCGGCGCTTGCCTCTGGAAGCGCTACACTTCGATGTCACCATTCCGTCCTTGCATGAAGACTACCATGCTCGCTGGAGCCGAGGGGAAGCCGTCGCCCTCTCAGCTCTCAGCCGCATCACAGTCCCTCTCTGGATCGGCGACATGCCCGTGGGACAACTCCATTTCCTCCTCCGTCGTTCCCCTCAACCGCTACGGGAAGTGTTGCAAACCCTCAGCGAGATAGTCGAAACCCTGGAACGCGAGACCTTCGCCCTCCTGCCGATTTCTGATCCCCCTCGGCCCGTGGCTATCTCCTCAGATTCCACTACCGCTCTCACTCTTGCACCTTGCCGCCCTGCTGTCACTGCGGATTCCTTCCACCTTTCCCCTTCCCCCTCCGCTGGATGA
- a CDS encoding DUF1559 domain-containing protein gives MRRSAPKAFSLIEALVVIAILAILQGLLLAAIQRVRLAAARLVCANNLRQSALALHQYHDTHNGLPSGVRRLQTGEPMPLASWRTFILPYIEQQALWDASVQAYRQDPYFHRQAHEYVRTRVIPLYICTLDYRVQTAWDVTSNWGFNVTVALSSYLGVSGTQSTLRNGVLYDNSRVQLVHIRDGTSQTLMIGERPPSADLVYGWWYAGWGQYGNGQLDTHLGATEVNLYDTWYRGCPVGPYGYGPGQLENYCSAFHFWSQHPGGAHFAFADGSVRLLSYSIGPQTLAALATRQGGEVIHLAD, from the coding sequence ATGCGCCGCTCCGCTCCTAAAGCCTTCAGCCTTATCGAAGCCCTGGTCGTGATTGCCATCTTGGCCATCCTTCAGGGGCTGCTTCTGGCGGCGATCCAGCGGGTCCGTCTGGCGGCAGCACGTTTGGTGTGTGCCAACAACCTCCGCCAGTCCGCCTTGGCTCTGCACCAATACCACGACACCCACAACGGCCTTCCCTCCGGCGTGCGGCGGCTCCAGACCGGCGAACCAATGCCTCTGGCGAGCTGGCGCACTTTCATCTTGCCGTACATCGAACAACAGGCCCTGTGGGACGCTTCCGTCCAAGCCTACCGCCAGGACCCGTATTTTCACCGGCAGGCTCATGAGTATGTGCGAACGCGGGTGATTCCGCTTTACATCTGCACGCTGGATTATCGCGTTCAAACAGCCTGGGATGTGACCTCGAACTGGGGTTTCAACGTTACGGTGGCTCTCTCCTCGTATCTGGGAGTTTCCGGCACTCAGTCCACCTTGCGCAACGGCGTCCTTTACGACAATTCGCGGGTTCAACTAGTCCACATCCGGGATGGCACCTCGCAAACCCTCATGATCGGGGAACGCCCGCCGAGTGCGGACCTTGTTTACGGCTGGTGGTACGCGGGATGGGGTCAATACGGCAATGGCCAGTTGGACACGCATCTGGGAGCCACGGAGGTCAATTTGTACGACACGTGGTATCGGGGTTGTCCTGTCGGACCTTACGGCTATGGCCCCGGACAGCTCGAGAATTATTGCAGCGCTTTCCACTTCTGGAGCCAGCATCCCGGCGGGGCGCATTTTGCATTTGCCGACGGCTCCGTACGGTTGCTCTCCTATTCGATCGGTCCGCAAACCCTGGCCGCTCTGGCTACGCGGCAAGGAGGGGAGGTGATCCACCTGGCGGACTAG
- a CDS encoding methyltransferase domain-containing protein, translating to MGHARRKREESAAELPALYALTHDGLERVAADEITQDLHGEVKKTARGLVVFRLSQIDESVLSLRTTEDVFLLAWGSDTLTYRAADLDLFRQWTARKPDWPALFRWHHQIRPLRRGKPTFHLVCQMQGEHGYRRVDAEEAFRAGLRHVLPAGWYEVDENAWLEIWLTIHGKTAVCGVRLSDRTMRHRTYKQEHIAASLRPTVAAAMVRLAGIAPGMTVLDPMCGAGTILAEALTLARQRKGGAPVRLLGGDIDPHAVFVSTQNLGRMGPVGLARWDARSLPLADASVDRLLCNPPFGKQLASVEEILPLYTALAREWNRVLKPGGRAVLLVMEHQALSMALSPFRWTTVRRLALRVLGQPCTLSVWHKPLEESTLPPPAIA from the coding sequence ATGGGACACGCGCGCCGCAAGAGAGAAGAGTCCGCCGCCGAACTGCCGGCGTTGTATGCGCTCACGCATGATGGTCTGGAAAGGGTGGCTGCAGACGAGATCACTCAGGATTTGCATGGCGAGGTGAAGAAGACGGCCCGGGGGTTGGTGGTCTTTCGCCTGTCCCAAATCGATGAGTCGGTGTTGTCTCTGCGCACGACGGAGGATGTTTTTCTTCTCGCCTGGGGTAGCGATACCCTGACGTATCGAGCTGCGGACCTGGATTTGTTCCGCCAGTGGACTGCCCGGAAACCGGACTGGCCGGCGTTGTTCCGCTGGCATCATCAGATTCGGCCTTTGCGGCGGGGTAAGCCTACCTTCCACCTGGTGTGCCAGATGCAAGGGGAGCATGGCTATCGACGGGTGGATGCCGAGGAGGCGTTCCGGGCAGGCTTACGTCATGTTTTGCCGGCGGGTTGGTACGAGGTCGACGAGAATGCTTGGCTCGAAATTTGGCTGACGATTCACGGCAAAACGGCGGTTTGCGGTGTTCGGCTCTCCGACCGTACCATGCGGCATCGTACTTACAAACAGGAGCATATTGCCGCCTCCTTGCGCCCGACCGTGGCCGCCGCTATGGTGCGGTTGGCGGGTATTGCTCCCGGTATGACAGTCCTGGACCCGATGTGCGGCGCGGGAACGATCCTGGCGGAAGCCCTGACACTGGCTCGCCAGCGCAAGGGGGGAGCGCCTGTCCGGCTGCTCGGTGGAGACATCGACCCCCATGCTGTCTTTGTTTCCACGCAGAATCTGGGCCGCATGGGACCCGTAGGTTTAGCGCGCTGGGATGCACGTTCCCTGCCCTTGGCCGACGCCAGTGTGGACCGCCTCTTGTGCAATCCGCCTTTCGGCAAGCAACTGGCTTCGGTGGAGGAAATTCTACCGCTTTACACGGCGTTGGCCCGCGAGTGGAATCGGGTTCTCAAACCGGGTGGTCGAGCTGTCCTGCTCGTGATGGAGCATCAGGCTCTCTCGATGGCCCTGAGTCCCTTCCGCTGGACAACGGTACGCCGGCTCGCCCTACGTGTTCTCGGCCAGCCATGTACCTTGAGCGTCTGGCACAAGCCGCTGGAGGAGTCCACACTACCGCCACCGGCGATTGCGTAA
- a CDS encoding sigma-70 family RNA polymerase sigma factor: protein MWPSREETERLLEAARQGNTQAAEQLLGTHREPLRRLIAARLDPVLARRLDASDIVQDVLLEANQRLIAYLQKPDMPFHLWLRHLAQDRIIDVHRRHRLAQRRSVDREESLQAAAWADDPSATDWAAQLVDTERTPASEAIRRELFRRVTAALWQLPEADREILLLRHQEQLSNQEAALVLGLSEAAASMRYLRALRRLRAILVPHSPQKDSLDSSSEDNRS, encoded by the coding sequence ATGTGGCCCTCACGAGAAGAGACAGAACGCCTCCTGGAAGCAGCCCGTCAGGGGAATACCCAGGCGGCCGAGCAACTGCTGGGAACCCACCGGGAACCCCTCCGGCGGCTGATCGCGGCCCGTCTGGACCCGGTTCTGGCCCGGCGCCTGGATGCCTCGGACATCGTCCAGGACGTTTTGCTGGAAGCCAACCAGCGTCTGATCGCCTATCTGCAAAAGCCGGACATGCCCTTTCATCTATGGCTGCGGCATTTGGCCCAGGATCGGATCATCGACGTTCACCGGCGCCATCGTCTGGCCCAGCGCCGCAGCGTGGACCGTGAGGAAAGCCTGCAGGCCGCTGCCTGGGCGGATGATCCCTCCGCTACCGATTGGGCGGCCCAGTTGGTGGATACAGAAAGAACCCCGGCTTCCGAGGCGATCCGCCGAGAGCTGTTCCGCCGCGTCACTGCCGCTCTTTGGCAACTGCCGGAAGCGGACCGGGAAATCCTGCTCCTGAGGCATCAGGAACAATTGAGCAACCAGGAGGCGGCCCTCGTGTTGGGACTGAGCGAAGCCGCTGCTTCGATGCGGTATCTGCGGGCCTTACGCCGTCTGCGAGCCATCCTCGTACCTCATTCGCCGCAGAAAGATTCTCTGGACTCCTCGTCGGAGGACAACCGGTCGTGA
- a CDS encoding S46 family peptidase yields the protein MAEPIPNACRGPKGTIGWNGGIAVLLLWGGTAMMAVSDEGMWLLNDPPRTLLKEKYGYELTEEWLQRAMKASVRLNSGGSGGFVSPEGLLVTNHHVAADAVQKLSKPGVDLYHNGFYAARREEELKCLDLEVNVLQEIVDVTAEVNAAVKEGMTPAQAAAARRAVMSRIEKESLDRTGLRSDVVTLYNGGAYHLYRYKKYTDVRLVFSPEKAIAGFGGDVDNFEFPRYCLDVAFFRVYEDGKPAKTPHFFRWSATGPQEGDLVFVTGHPGTTQRLETWARLRHRRDLTLPYSLSRLRALEAALLQYSEEHPEKRRQAVADLHGVANARKAFTGQLQGLLTPAILEQKRQQEEELLAAARQRGLPTADAERALETIARVQEQLRTFEKEYALIEGGHAFASPLFLIARHCVRLAEELPKPSSERLREYRDSNLDSLKLSLFSPAPLYPELEQARLRTSLLFLAENLGGDHEIVRKVLAGKNPADRAAELIAGTRLFDPQERRKLVEGGQAAIEASQDSMIQLARSIDPIARQLRQRYETEVEEPERQAYAALAALRFAVYGRSIPPDATFTLRLAFGTVRGYQAEGQNIPWHTTIGQLFTRYDSLGGREPFTLPPRWLEHRRRLDPETPLNFVSTADTIGGNSGSPVLNRAGELVGVNFDRNRYGLVRNFVYTDVQARHIAVHSRAVLEALRKVYAAESLLQELTQH from the coding sequence ATGGCCGAACCCATACCGAACGCCTGCCGGGGTCCGAAAGGCACGATAGGATGGAACGGTGGTATAGCAGTGCTACTGCTGTGGGGAGGGACAGCCATGATGGCGGTGTCGGACGAGGGAATGTGGTTGCTCAACGACCCGCCGCGGACCTTGCTCAAAGAGAAATACGGTTACGAGTTGACGGAGGAATGGCTCCAGCGGGCGATGAAGGCTTCCGTGCGTCTCAACAGCGGCGGTTCGGGCGGTTTCGTTTCACCGGAGGGATTGTTGGTCACCAATCATCACGTTGCGGCAGATGCCGTCCAGAAACTGAGCAAGCCCGGAGTCGATCTCTATCACAACGGCTTCTATGCCGCTCGGCGGGAGGAGGAATTGAAGTGCCTCGATCTTGAGGTCAATGTCCTCCAGGAAATTGTGGATGTCACGGCGGAGGTCAACGCCGCGGTGAAGGAAGGGATGACGCCCGCTCAAGCCGCAGCAGCCCGGCGCGCGGTCATGAGCCGGATAGAGAAGGAGTCGCTGGATCGCACCGGTCTGCGCTCGGATGTAGTGACGTTATACAACGGTGGAGCCTATCACCTGTATCGGTACAAGAAATATACGGACGTTCGCCTGGTTTTCAGTCCGGAAAAAGCGATTGCCGGTTTCGGCGGCGATGTGGACAACTTCGAGTTTCCCCGTTACTGCCTGGATGTCGCTTTCTTTCGGGTTTACGAGGATGGCAAGCCGGCGAAAACGCCGCATTTTTTCCGCTGGAGCGCCACGGGTCCGCAGGAGGGCGATCTGGTTTTTGTCACAGGCCACCCTGGGACGACCCAGCGGCTGGAAACGTGGGCCCGCCTGCGCCACCGGCGTGATCTGACTCTGCCCTATAGCCTCTCCCGTCTCCGTGCCCTGGAGGCGGCCCTGCTCCAATATAGCGAGGAGCACCCGGAAAAACGGCGGCAAGCGGTTGCCGATTTGCACGGCGTCGCCAACGCACGCAAAGCTTTCACGGGTCAGTTGCAAGGCTTGCTCACCCCGGCCATTTTGGAGCAGAAGCGTCAGCAAGAGGAAGAACTGCTGGCAGCGGCCCGCCAACGCGGCCTTCCCACAGCCGACGCTGAACGTGCTCTTGAGACCATCGCCCGTGTCCAGGAACAACTCCGCACCTTCGAGAAAGAGTATGCCCTCATAGAAGGCGGGCATGCCTTTGCTTCCCCCCTCTTCCTCATTGCCCGTCATTGCGTGCGCTTAGCCGAGGAATTGCCGAAACCTTCCAGCGAACGCCTCCGGGAATACCGCGACTCCAATCTCGATTCGTTGAAACTCTCCCTGTTCAGTCCCGCCCCCTTGTACCCAGAGCTGGAACAAGCCCGGTTGAGAACCTCCTTGCTGTTCCTGGCGGAAAACCTGGGCGGGGATCACGAGATCGTCCGAAAGGTACTCGCGGGGAAAAATCCGGCGGATCGTGCCGCAGAACTGATCGCGGGCACCCGCCTCTTCGACCCTCAGGAACGGCGCAAGCTCGTCGAAGGGGGGCAAGCCGCCATCGAGGCCAGCCAAGATAGCATGATCCAACTGGCCCGAAGCATCGATCCGATCGCCCGCCAATTGCGCCAGAGGTATGAGACCGAAGTGGAAGAACCGGAACGACAAGCCTATGCCGCCCTCGCCGCCCTGCGGTTTGCTGTCTATGGACGTTCTATCCCGCCAGATGCCACCTTCACCCTCCGCCTTGCTTTCGGAACCGTGCGCGGTTATCAAGCTGAAGGACAAAACATCCCTTGGCACACCACGATCGGTCAACTCTTCACGCGTTACGACAGCTTGGGAGGCCGGGAACCATTCACCTTGCCTCCCCGTTGGCTCGAACACCGCCGACGGCTCGACCCGGAGACGCCCCTCAACTTCGTTTCCACCGCCGACACCATCGGGGGCAATTCCGGTTCTCCGGTGCTCAACCGTGCGGGCGAATTGGTCGGCGTCAATTTCGATCGCAACCGCTACGGCCTGGTCCGCAACTTCGTCTATACCGATGTCCAAGCCCGGCACATCGCGGTTCATTCCCGTGCTGTCCTCGAAGCCCTCCGCAAAGTCTATGCCGCTGAATCCCTTCTCCAGGAACTGACACAACATTGA
- a CDS encoding endonuclease MutS2, with protein sequence MDAHTLELLGYEAIRELLASYATTSLGRELARRLEPSTDLAHIQRQIAWTSEMVEALAAGVAPPLQGIHDIRLWVRRAALGTMLAAEQLVQIAETLQATGALYRYRMRLPPSCKGLMELLAGIEDFGPTARLITACIDARGHVLDMASPELADIRRRLHDLDERIKGEIRRMLRDPELRRLLSYPNATVHGDHHVLPVAVNYRHKVAGVVHRMSATGETVFIEPASVAALHAERVALQAAEEREVQRVLRRLSGEVGRLAKPLGYALDIAARLDLITAQARFSRDYRMSAPQLNTEGRLWLQQARHPLLEHLFRTSTEEQAPRQVVPIDVRLGFHFNILIITGPNTGGKTVALKTTGLLCLMAQSGLHVPAAPGSLLPVFRHILADIGDEQSLEQSLSTFSAHMSRIATILRTATADSLVLLDELGAGTDPTEGAALGRAILDQLDQIGCRAMVTTHLGDLKTYAFSNPRAENGAVEFDVETLRPTYRLHIGQFGMSNALTIARRLQLPPELLQRAARYLHQGGSVAAELARLQRVRQEAEQAKAEAVAARLAAEQEKQAYAQRRAHLEQQAAEQAQLQEWRSRLREGETVRVSRFDAVGRVVRVDLRKRLITVHIGLGQWEVPFEEILPVTS encoded by the coding sequence ATGGATGCCCACACTCTGGAGTTGCTCGGATACGAAGCGATCCGGGAATTGTTAGCGTCTTATGCGACCACGTCATTGGGCCGGGAACTGGCCCGTCGTCTGGAGCCATCCACGGATCTTGCCCACATCCAGCGCCAGATCGCCTGGACCAGCGAGATGGTAGAAGCTCTGGCGGCCGGTGTGGCTCCCCCGTTGCAGGGGATTCATGATATCCGGCTGTGGGTCCGCCGAGCGGCGCTGGGTACGATGCTGGCGGCGGAACAACTCGTGCAGATCGCGGAGACGCTGCAAGCCACCGGCGCCCTGTACCGCTATCGCATGCGTTTGCCTCCTTCCTGCAAGGGTCTGATGGAGCTGCTGGCGGGAATCGAGGATTTTGGGCCTACGGCGCGGCTGATCACGGCCTGCATCGATGCGCGCGGCCATGTGCTGGATATGGCCAGTCCGGAACTGGCGGATATTCGCCGGCGGTTGCATGATCTGGATGAACGGATCAAAGGGGAAATCCGCCGCATGTTGCGGGACCCAGAGTTGCGCCGTCTGCTGAGTTATCCGAATGCCACGGTGCATGGGGATCATCATGTGTTACCGGTAGCGGTGAATTATCGCCACAAAGTCGCGGGGGTCGTCCATCGGATGAGTGCGACGGGGGAGACGGTCTTCATCGAGCCGGCCTCGGTCGCGGCCCTCCATGCCGAACGAGTGGCACTCCAAGCGGCGGAAGAGCGCGAGGTGCAGCGGGTGCTCCGCCGGCTCAGCGGCGAAGTGGGCCGGTTGGCCAAGCCGCTGGGGTACGCCCTCGACATCGCGGCTCGCCTCGATTTGATCACCGCCCAAGCCAGGTTCAGCCGGGATTATCGTATGTCCGCCCCTCAACTCAACACGGAAGGGCGGCTCTGGTTGCAACAAGCTCGGCATCCTTTGCTGGAACACCTCTTTCGGACCAGCACGGAGGAACAGGCGCCACGCCAGGTGGTTCCCATCGATGTCCGCCTGGGCTTTCACTTCAACATTCTGATCATCACCGGTCCGAACACAGGAGGCAAAACCGTCGCTCTCAAAACGACAGGATTGCTATGTCTCATGGCTCAATCCGGTTTGCACGTCCCGGCGGCTCCGGGAAGTTTACTGCCGGTTTTCCGCCATATCCTCGCCGATATCGGAGATGAACAGAGCCTGGAGCAATCCTTGAGTACTTTCAGTGCTCACATGTCACGGATTGCCACGATTTTGCGAACGGCAACGGCCGATAGCCTGGTGCTGCTCGATGAACTCGGAGCGGGAACCGACCCCACCGAAGGGGCTGCCTTGGGGCGGGCTATTCTGGACCAATTGGATCAAATCGGCTGCCGGGCTATGGTCACGACCCATTTGGGAGACCTCAAGACGTATGCCTTCAGCAATCCTCGCGCGGAAAACGGAGCGGTGGAGTTCGATGTCGAGACGTTGCGGCCGACCTATCGGTTGCACATTGGCCAATTCGGCATGAGCAATGCTTTGACCATTGCCCGACGATTGCAACTGCCTCCGGAATTGCTCCAACGTGCAGCGCGTTATCTGCATCAGGGGGGGAGTGTGGCCGCGGAGTTGGCTCGCTTGCAACGGGTCCGCCAAGAAGCGGAACAAGCCAAGGCCGAGGCCGTCGCAGCCCGACTGGCCGCGGAGCAGGAAAAACAGGCGTATGCCCAGCGACGGGCGCACCTGGAGCAGCAAGCCGCTGAACAAGCCCAGTTGCAAGAGTGGCGGAGCCGCCTACGCGAAGGAGAAACCGTGCGTGTGAGTCGATTCGATGCTGTCGGGCGTGTGGTGCGGGTGGACCTGCGCAAACGCCTGATCACCGTACACATCGGCCTAGGACAATGGGAAGTCCCGTTTGAAGAAATTTTGCCCGTCACTTCCTAA